In Fusobacterium periodonticum ATCC 33693, a single genomic region encodes these proteins:
- a CDS encoding toxin-antitoxin system YwqK family antitoxin produces MKKFFMSLILMLSVFSIATAHPFKSDKELYDFYADIDKKILAEKNKPIVRKKYPRKLTKEEQSKVPLDNRNYTVEEVIGNDKLVYSAFDEHLMYIFQLNKKGKVEGVARFFDEDENLVKICYGNDLNGLMGILREYYPNGKVRIEIPYYAHKTNGNRKLYYESGALRENYHYYNDKEDGQGIIYFENGQKMQVENYKNGLKVGDYYEYFEDGTLATKGFFVNGKEEGVFELYNREGKKFKELVFKKGKKIEEREIK; encoded by the coding sequence ATGAAAAAATTTTTTATGAGCTTAATTTTAATGCTATCTGTATTTTCTATTGCTACTGCTCATCCATTTAAAAGTGATAAAGAGCTTTATGATTTCTATGCTGATATAGATAAAAAGATACTTGCTGAAAAAAATAAGCCTATTGTTAGAAAAAAATATCCAAGAAAATTAACTAAAGAAGAGCAAAGTAAAGTACCTCTTGATAATAGAAATTACACTGTAGAAGAGGTAATTGGAAATGATAAATTAGTATATAGTGCTTTTGATGAACATTTAATGTATATATTTCAATTAAATAAAAAAGGGAAAGTAGAGGGTGTTGCTAGATTTTTTGATGAAGATGAAAATTTAGTGAAAATTTGTTATGGTAATGATTTAAATGGATTAATGGGAATTTTAAGAGAATATTATCCTAATGGAAAAGTAAGAATTGAAATTCCATATTATGCACATAAAACAAATGGTAATAGAAAACTTTATTATGAAAGTGGTGCATTAAGAGAAAATTATCATTATTACAATGATAAAGAAGATGGGCAAGGAATTATATATTTTGAAAATGGACAAAAAATGCAAGTAGAAAATTATAAGAATGGTTTAAAAGTTGGAGATTACTATGAATATTTTGAAGATGGAACTCTTGCTACAAAAGGTTTTTTTGTAAATGGAAAAGAAGAAGGAGTTTTTGAACTTTATAATCGTGAAGGTAAAAAATTTAAAGAGTTAGTTTTCAAAAAAGGTAAAAAAATTGAAGAAAGAGAAATAAAATAA
- a CDS encoding toxin-antitoxin system YwqK family antitoxin, giving the protein MRKIFASLILMLSIFSITSAHPFKSEKELYDYCAEIDKKINEELKNSPEKILKDRKDSLKPLYLDVFGADKVLGDNSYLFGFDKNGKIMSMMKRNVLDGPSMIARMYDSNGNLREVYLMDDDFVTGIVRTYYESGKKHEEIPYYKGKKEGLRKIYFENGNLSNEVHYFDDSREGKTTDYYNNGKILRVKNYKNNFGNGEFTEYYRNGQIKVKGNYKDGLRDGEFKFYSENNKYLGSVFYKNKEIIKNTLSKEDEENLSTSFEFADMALFLRSTTRDIVGATTDVYPSGKPRLYMPYNVNGELHGDYIEFYEDGKISYKITYENGIRQGKSMGYLENGKVIEEKNYVDGKKEGKALETFEGMIQMKANYKNNKIDGAMFLYYPSGKLLQKRNFINGKAEGELVEYYENGVVKEKAYFINDKQEREHFFYDEKGKLIKTDIYKNGIKQ; this is encoded by the coding sequence ATGAGAAAAATCTTTGCTAGTTTAATTTTGATGTTATCAATATTTTCTATTACTTCTGCTCACCCATTTAAAAGTGAGAAGGAGCTTTATGACTACTGTGCTGAAATAGATAAGAAAATTAATGAAGAGTTAAAAAACTCTCCTGAGAAAATTTTAAAAGATAGAAAAGATAGCCTAAAACCTCTATATTTAGATGTCTTTGGTGCAGATAAAGTATTGGGAGATAATAGCTATCTATTTGGTTTTGATAAAAATGGGAAAATCATGTCAATGATGAAAAGAAATGTATTAGATGGACCTTCAATGATAGCTAGAATGTACGATTCAAATGGCAATCTAAGAGAAGTGTATCTAATGGATGACGATTTTGTAACAGGAATTGTTAGAACTTACTATGAAAGTGGAAAAAAACACGAAGAAATTCCTTATTATAAAGGAAAAAAAGAAGGTTTAAGAAAGATTTATTTTGAGAATGGAAATTTATCAAATGAAGTCCATTATTTTGATGACTCAAGAGAAGGGAAAACTACAGATTATTATAATAATGGAAAGATACTTCGTGTAAAAAATTATAAGAATAATTTTGGAAATGGAGAATTTACAGAATACTATAGAAATGGGCAAATAAAAGTAAAAGGAAATTATAAAGATGGACTAAGAGATGGAGAATTCAAATTTTATTCTGAAAACAATAAATATCTTGGTTCAGTTTTTTATAAAAATAAAGAAATCATAAAGAACACTTTAAGTAAAGAAGATGAAGAGAATTTAAGTACAAGTTTTGAGTTTGCAGATATGGCTTTATTTCTTAGAAGTACTACCCGTGATATTGTAGGGGCAACTACTGATGTATATCCTAGTGGAAAACCTAGGCTTTATATGCCTTATAATGTGAATGGTGAACTTCATGGAGACTATATAGAATTTTATGAAGATGGTAAAATTTCATATAAAATAACTTATGAAAATGGAATTAGACAAGGTAAATCTATGGGATATTTAGAAAATGGAAAAGTTATAGAAGAAAAGAATTATGTAGATGGTAAAAAAGAAGGAAAAGCTTTAGAAACTTTTGAAGGTATGATACAAATGAAGGCTAATTATAAAAATAATAAAATTGATGGGGCTATGTTTTTATATTATCCAAGTGGAAAACTTTTACAAAAAAGAAATTTTATTAATGGAAAAGCTGAAGGAGAACTTGTAGAATACTATGAAAATGGAGTTGTGAAAGAAAAAGCTTACTTCATAAATGATAAACAAGAAAGAGAACATTTTTTCTATGATGAAAAAGGAAAACTAATCAAAACAGATATTTACAAAAATGGTATTAAACAATAA
- a CDS encoding toxin-antitoxin system YwqK family antitoxin has product MRKNFLVLIFLFFTFSILNAKPLKTEAELQNIRNKADKIVQEELKNDYKKEYLKRKNNLEKIEGIKENLFSDGEFVFRLEDGIVTEALKTIETIHNTTVAKIFDEEGKLLTIIFFSNDENSRFYRYYDENLNLAIDVNCIDGKCIQKGYYSDKKLAYIKEGKLTENLDILTNGKYTEYYKNGQIKIQGSYKEGMRNGEFKTFLKNGKSAGFIIYKDGKIIKSTLVKSMKDNASFSPISYANYDLDTSYSIRGVNFPNKLLKRYRMYDKKGVLNGNSISYYEEGNIQSIFPYKNNLIEGLVIRYYENGNIKEEVNYKNDKMNGEAKSYDENGKLNGRTIFKDDIRLEDDVYKENVILKNTFKNGELVKQDICTLNGTLKERRILNGDEMEYSTFYPNGNVKQKILTKDKIIIKEQIYARSGNIMFNSFFSDGKPVIEYFEYYPDGKLFRKIVGIDGKLNGDSIEYYPSGNIKEKISFVDDKMNGEDIEYYENGVVKEKSYFINDEEEGEHFFYDVKGKLIKTEIYKNGIKQ; this is encoded by the coding sequence ATGAGGAAAAACTTTTTAGTATTAATTTTTTTGTTTTTTACTTTTTCAATATTAAATGCAAAACCTTTAAAAACTGAAGCAGAACTTCAAAATATTAGAAATAAGGCTGATAAAATAGTTCAAGAAGAATTAAAAAATGATTATAAGAAAGAATATCTAAAAAGAAAAAATAATTTAGAGAAAATAGAAGGTATTAAAGAAAATCTCTTTAGTGATGGTGAGTTTGTATTTCGTTTGGAAGATGGTATAGTTACCGAAGCTTTAAAAACAATAGAAACAATACACAATACCACTGTTGCCAAAATATTTGATGAAGAAGGAAAATTATTAACTATAATTTTTTTTAGTAATGATGAAAATTCTCGTTTCTATAGATATTATGATGAGAATTTAAATCTTGCTATAGATGTAAACTGTATTGATGGGAAATGTATACAAAAAGGTTATTATAGTGATAAAAAATTAGCATATATCAAAGAAGGGAAATTAACAGAAAACTTAGATATTCTTACAAATGGAAAATATACAGAATACTATAAAAATGGACAAATAAAAATACAAGGTTCATATAAGGAAGGTATGAGAAATGGAGAATTTAAAACCTTTCTTAAAAATGGAAAGAGTGCAGGTTTTATAATCTATAAAGATGGTAAAATTATAAAATCTACTTTAGTTAAATCTATGAAAGATAATGCTAGTTTCTCTCCAATAAGTTATGCCAATTATGATTTGGATACTTCTTACTCTATAAGAGGAGTAAATTTTCCAAATAAACTTTTAAAAAGATATCGTATGTATGACAAAAAAGGCGTTCTTAATGGGAATAGCATAAGTTATTATGAAGAAGGAAATATTCAATCAATTTTTCCTTATAAAAATAATCTAATTGAGGGTCTAGTTATTAGATATTATGAAAATGGGAATATTAAAGAAGAAGTTAATTATAAAAACGATAAAATGAATGGTGAAGCGAAATCTTACGATGAAAATGGTAAGTTAAATGGAAGAACTATTTTTAAAGACGATATCAGACTTGAAGATGATGTTTATAAAGAAAATGTGATATTGAAAAATACTTTTAAAAATGGAGAACTTGTAAAACAAGATATTTGTACACTGAATGGGACTTTAAAAGAAAGAAGAATATTAAATGGAGATGAAATGGAGTATTCAACTTTTTATCCAAACGGGAATGTTAAACAAAAAATTCTAACTAAAGATAAAATAATAATAAAAGAACAAATTTATGCTAGAAGTGGCAATATTATGTTTAATAGCTTTTTCTCTGATGGAAAACCTGTAATAGAGTATTTTGAATATTATCCAGACGGAAAACTTTTTAGAAAAATAGTTGGTATTGATGGAAAACTAAATGGAGATTCAATTGAATATTATCCTAGTGGAAATATTAAAGAAAAAATTTCTTTTGTTGATGATAAAATGAATGGAGAAGACATTGAGTACTATGAAAATGGAGTTGTGAAAGAAAAATCTTATTTCATAAATGATGAAGAAGAGGGAGAACATTTTTTCTATGATGTAAAAGGAAAATTAATCAAAACTGAAATTTACAAAAATGGTATTAAACAATAG
- a CDS encoding toxin-antitoxin system YwqK family antitoxin, whose protein sequence is MRKNFIILFLMLSIFTAINAHPFKTEKELNNFFSKMDQLIKEELKKDYREEMSKRKGTADGEYTFEIEDDRTVLITRNIQGIKPETEITQYFNKKGELYMISSLTKVIDKELYGLYRKYDKNGNLLIYTYAIDGKNTDKGYYIDGKLAYILELKIIKEQPSIPNGKYTEYYKNGQIKIQGSYKDGKRDGEFKAFLRNGKSAGSVFYKDGKIIKSTLVNSMKDNASFSLVTDINYNLNSHEIVTDEFPNQLLKQYFVFNKNGLLDGESREYYEEGDIKAVSPFKNNVADGLFISYYQNGNIKDKQNYKNGNEEGEGLFYYENGQLEEKYFMKNGKLDGEAINYFEDGKIRHKAIYKDDIILEEEVHENNEIKKNIFKNEEIVQQDIYTKNKILKATIFFLENEKTKIITYHKNGNKQEEIFSINGLLDGEAFIYYPSGKLENKSFFKDGKREGESLTYYENGKLKKKILYKNGMKNGIAIVYYENGMIEEKAYFVDDKKENERLYYDKKGNLIKTEIYKNNVKQ, encoded by the coding sequence ATGAGAAAAAATTTTATTATTCTATTTTTGATGTTATCTATTTTTACAGCAATAAATGCTCATCCATTTAAGACTGAAAAAGAACTAAATAATTTTTTTAGTAAAATGGATCAACTAATAAAAGAAGAATTAAAAAAAGACTATAGAGAAGAAATGAGCAAACGAAAAGGAACAGCTGATGGGGAATATACATTTGAAATTGAAGACGATAGAACTGTCCTTATTACAAGAAACATTCAAGGCATAAAACCAGAGACTGAAATTACTCAGTATTTTAATAAAAAAGGGGAGTTATATATGATTTCTTCTCTTACTAAGGTAATTGATAAAGAACTTTATGGTCTGTATAGAAAATATGATAAAAATGGAAATCTTTTAATTTATACTTATGCTATTGATGGAAAAAACACAGATAAAGGTTATTATATTGATGGAAAATTAGCATATATTCTAGAATTAAAAATTATAAAAGAACAACCTTCTATTCCAAATGGTAAATACACTGAATACTATAAAAATGGGCAAATAAAAATACAAGGTTCATATAAAGACGGTAAAAGAGATGGAGAATTTAAAGCCTTTCTTAGAAATGGAAAAAGTGCTGGTTCTGTTTTCTACAAAGATGGTAAAATTATAAAATCTACTTTAGTTAATAGTATGAAAGATAATGCTAGTTTTTCTCTAGTGACTGATATAAACTATAACTTAAATTCACATGAAATAGTTACTGATGAATTTCCAAATCAACTTTTAAAACAATATTTTGTTTTTAATAAAAATGGACTTCTTGATGGTGAAAGTAGAGAATATTATGAAGAAGGTGATATAAAAGCAGTGTCTCCTTTTAAAAATAATGTTGCTGATGGTCTTTTTATTTCATATTATCAAAATGGGAATATTAAGGATAAACAGAACTATAAGAATGGAAATGAAGAAGGTGAAGGTCTATTTTATTATGAAAATGGACAACTTGAAGAAAAATACTTTATGAAAAATGGAAAGTTAGATGGAGAAGCAATAAATTATTTTGAAGATGGTAAAATAAGACATAAAGCTATTTATAAAGATGACATTATATTAGAAGAAGAAGTTCATGAAAACAATGAAATCAAAAAAAATATCTTTAAAAATGAAGAGATTGTTCAACAAGATATATATACAAAAAATAAGATATTAAAAGCTACAATATTCTTTTTAGAGAATGAAAAAACAAAGATAATAACTTACCATAAAAATGGGAATAAACAAGAAGAGATTTTTTCTATAAATGGACTTTTGGATGGAGAGGCTTTTATATATTACCCTAGTGGAAAACTTGAAAATAAGTCGTTTTTTAAAGATGGAAAAAGAGAAGGAGAATCTTTAACTTACTATGAAAATGGAAAGTTAAAGAAAAAAATTCTTTATAAAAATGGTATGAAAAATGGTATTGCTATTGTATACTATGAAAATGGTATGATAGAAGAAAAAGCATATTTTGTTGATGATAAGAAAGAGAATGAACGTCTATATTATGATAAAAAAGGAAATCTAATCAAAACTGAAATCTATAAAAATAATGTGAAACAATAA
- a CDS encoding toxin-antitoxin system YwqK family antitoxin yields the protein MKRILIIFILILSIFSITNAYSEEMHKEYYDSGKILKESHFSNDKKNGKEKTYYENGQISSIKNYKNGVVDGEYIEYYLDGKLKLKGSYKNGLREGEFKTYLINSKSAGSMFYKDGKEIKSTLTPYMKEDVFFNYSDKTETQMDIRDKKDGYYHMYYLNGRVMRLVPCNEQGLYDGTFIQYYESGQLAQKGYFKNGLEEGEFVWYYEDGNIKEKAFYKNGVKQ from the coding sequence ATGAAAAGAATTCTTATTATCTTTATTTTAATATTATCTATATTTTCTATTACTAATGCCTATTCAGAAGAAATGCATAAAGAATACTATGATAGTGGAAAAATATTAAAAGAAAGTCATTTTTCTAATGATAAAAAAAATGGTAAAGAAAAAACATATTATGAAAATGGTCAGATTTCAAGTATTAAAAACTATAAAAATGGTGTAGTTGATGGAGAATACATAGAATATTATTTAGATGGCAAGTTAAAACTTAAAGGCTCATATAAAAATGGACTAAGAGAGGGTGAATTTAAAACATATTTAATAAATTCTAAAAGTGCTGGTTCAATGTTCTATAAAGATGGAAAAGAAATAAAATCAACTCTTACACCATATATGAAAGAAGATGTATTTTTTAATTACTCTGATAAAACAGAAACTCAAATGGATATTAGAGATAAGAAAGATGGTTACTATCATATGTATTATCTTAATGGTAGAGTTATGAGGCTTGTTCCATGTAATGAACAAGGTTTATATGATGGTACATTTATACAATATTATGAGAGTGGACAATTAGCACAAAAAGGTTATTTCAAAAATGGTTTAGAAGAAGGGGAATTTGTTTGGTACTATGAAGATGGCAATATAAAAGAAAAAGCTTTCTATAAAAATGGTGTAAAACAATAA
- a CDS encoding homoserine O-succinyltransferase: protein MPIRVANDIPAKNQLTEEGIIFIEETRANMQDIRPLNILILNLMPKKEETETQLLRLIGNSPLQINVEFLMVKDHESKNTNLSHIEKFYQFFDDVKDNYYDALIITGAPVEQMEYEEVDYWNELQKIFEWSKTHVFSCLHICWAAQARLYNDYKIAKTIQAAKVFGVFEHEIVESGNPLIRGFSDVFLAPHSRHTHIDESKLASIKELEILAKSEVGSLLISTEDIRKIFITGHLEYDRETLLGEYRRDKDKGLEIQVPVNYFPNDDDTRTPLQTWKTTAHLFYHNWLNAVYQLTPYDLKELDK from the coding sequence ATGCCAATTCGTGTAGCAAATGATATACCGGCTAAAAATCAATTAACAGAAGAAGGGATTATTTTTATAGAGGAAACTCGTGCTAATATGCAAGATATCCGTCCATTAAATATTTTAATATTAAATCTAATGCCTAAAAAAGAAGAAACTGAAACTCAATTACTTCGTCTTATAGGAAATTCACCTTTACAAATAAATGTTGAATTTCTTATGGTGAAAGATCATGAATCTAAAAATACAAATTTAAGCCATATAGAAAAATTCTATCAATTTTTTGATGATGTCAAAGATAATTATTATGATGCTTTAATAATTACAGGTGCTCCTGTTGAGCAGATGGAATATGAAGAAGTAGACTATTGGAATGAATTACAAAAAATATTTGAATGGAGTAAAACTCATGTTTTCTCATGTTTACATATATGTTGGGCAGCACAAGCTCGTCTATATAACGACTATAAGATTGCTAAAACAATACAAGCAGCAAAAGTTTTTGGAGTGTTTGAACATGAAATAGTTGAGTCAGGAAATCCTTTAATTCGTGGATTTAGTGATGTATTCTTAGCACCTCATTCAAGACATACTCATATAGATGAAAGTAAACTTGCTTCTATAAAAGAACTTGAAATTTTAGCAAAGTCAGAAGTAGGTTCTTTACTTATCAGTACTGAAGATATAAGAAAGATTTTTATTACAGGACATTTAGAATATGATAGAGAAACTTTACTAGGAGAATATAGAAGAGATAAGGATAAGGGACTAGAAATACAAGTACCTGTAAATTATTTTCCAAATGATGACGATACTAGAACACCTTTACAAACTTGGAAAACAACAGCACATTTATTTTACCATAATTGGTTAAATGCTGTTTATCAACTAACTCCTTATGATTTAAAAGAACTTGATAAATAA
- a CDS encoding immunity protein Imm33 domain-containing protein, producing the protein MKKYVENVGSCIITKSLLNGETKLRWLFREEPLNNIDTGWIAFGNKDNDDYVNNPKNLAVVDLNTLINIEPTVLNVYEMPIGTDLIFINENGEKYFINSKTNEQIREKVKSPFMVAFEKNLEFLKKNEYSKDTIEKLFTKSDKITLFTVGDVDFPTGEIIIADPFCYLHSEKSRKILNRTITIGKYEVELAICNSKTLYKRVIGAKLKVKNDKVIRYEFTMPKGYTVDDSHILNGFGVDAGLASFCDAFVAEEYTKFWYNWQKDNPNKNYYNDYFNNFFKESYKEHPEIQTSHGNFIYWEIPKTNHKIAMFETGFGDGYYMSLWGLNEKDEVCELVIPFINPELID; encoded by the coding sequence ATGAAAAAATATGTTGAGAATGTTGGTTCTTGCATTATAACAAAATCTCTATTGAATGGTGAAACTAAATTAAGATGGCTCTTTCGTGAAGAGCCTCTTAATAATATTGACACTGGTTGGATAGCTTTTGGTAATAAGGATAATGATGACTATGTAAATAATCCTAAGAATCTTGCTGTTGTAGATTTAAATACTTTAATAAATATAGAGCCTACTGTTTTAAATGTCTATGAGATGCCTATAGGAACTGATTTAATTTTTATAAATGAGAATGGAGAAAAATATTTTATCAATTCAAAAACTAATGAGCAAATAAGAGAAAAAGTAAAATCACCTTTTATGGTGGCTTTTGAAAAAAACTTAGAGTTTTTAAAGAAAAATGAATACTCAAAAGACACCATAGAAAAACTTTTTACAAAATCTGATAAAATAACTTTATTTACTGTTGGAGATGTTGATTTTCCAACAGGAGAAATAATTATTGCTGATCCTTTCTGTTATCTACACAGTGAAAAATCCAGAAAAATTCTTAATAGAACTATAACAATAGGAAAATATGAAGTTGAACTTGCAATTTGTAATTCAAAAACTCTATATAAAAGAGTAATTGGAGCAAAATTAAAAGTAAAAAATGATAAGGTTATTCGTTATGAATTCACTATGCCAAAAGGGTATACAGTAGATGACTCTCATATTTTAAATGGTTTTGGTGTTGATGCTGGACTTGCAAGTTTTTGTGATGCTTTTGTTGCAGAAGAATATACTAAATTTTGGTATAATTGGCAAAAAGATAATCCTAATAAAAATTATTATAATGATTATTTCAATAATTTTTTTAAAGAAAGCTATAAAGAACATCCTGAAATACAAACAAGTCATGGGAATTTTATATATTGGGAAATTCCTAAAACAAATCATAAGATTGCAATGTTTGAAACAGGTTTTGGAGATGGTTACTATATGAGTTTATGGGGACTTAATGAAAAAGATGAAGTTTGTGAATTAGTTATACCTTTCATTAACCCTGAACTTATTGATTAG